One window of Azospirillaceae bacterium genomic DNA carries:
- the purU gene encoding formyltetrahydrofolate deformylase produces MTSQKSPAANTHYVLVLTCPDVKGVVAAVSSYLADNDASITESNHFNDTLTDSFSMRTAFRPDGPGFPDLESLRQGFQLIARRFRMDWQLVDMTVKPKVVIAVSKFGHCLYDLLHRARSGSLPIDIPAVISNHDDMRSFVEWSGVPYHHLPLKGDKAAQEAAFMDIVSQTGADLVVLARYMQILSADLCGQLSGRCINIHHSFLPSFKGAKPYHQAHSRGVKLIGATAHYVTTDLDEGPIIEQGIERVDHTHTPEDLVDIGRDIECAVLARAVRWHIERRILVSGQKTIVFS; encoded by the coding sequence GTGACGTCGCAGAAGAGCCCCGCCGCCAACACCCATTACGTCCTGGTCCTGACCTGTCCCGACGTTAAGGGCGTGGTGGCCGCCGTCTCCAGCTACCTGGCCGACAACGACGCCTCGATCACCGAATCCAACCATTTCAACGACACGCTGACCGACAGCTTTTCCATGCGCACGGCCTTCCGCCCGGACGGCCCCGGCTTCCCGGACCTGGAAAGCCTGCGCCAGGGCTTCCAGCTGATCGCCCGCCGCTTCCGCATGGATTGGCAACTGGTGGACATGACGGTGAAGCCCAAGGTGGTGATCGCCGTGTCCAAGTTCGGCCACTGCCTCTACGACCTGCTGCACCGCGCCCGCTCCGGCTCCCTGCCCATCGACATCCCGGCCGTCATCTCCAACCATGACGACATGCGGTCCTTCGTGGAATGGAGCGGCGTTCCCTACCACCACCTGCCCCTGAAGGGGGACAAGGCGGCGCAGGAGGCGGCGTTCATGGACATCGTCAGCCAGACGGGTGCGGACCTGGTGGTGCTGGCGCGCTACATGCAGATCCTGTCGGCCGACCTGTGCGGGCAGTTGTCCGGCCGCTGCATCAACATCCACCATTCCTTCCTGCCCAGCTTCAAGGGTGCTAAGCCCTATCACCAGGCCCACAGCCGGGGCGTGAAGCTGATCGGCGCCACCGCCCACTACGTCACCACCGACCTGGACGAAGGCCCCATCATCGAACAGGGCATCGAGCGCGTGGACCACACCCATACGCCGGAAGATTTGGTGGACATCGGCCGCGACATCGAATGCGCCGTCCTGGCCCGCGCCGTGCGCTGGCACATCGAACGCCGCATCCTGGTCAGCGGCCAGAAGACCATCGTGTTCAGCTAA
- a CDS encoding helix-turn-helix domain-containing protein: MTTAPDDSLADLDALDAQVDETEAVRKYRAPALEKGLDILELLAAHGAPMTPSQISGRLRRSVSELFRMIQVLEFKGYIAPASGADGYELTNKLFTLGMARAPVRTLLEAALPRMRDLTLAIGQSCHLAVASDEQMVVVARIENPGHLGFSVRPGYHRSLVEATSGMVLYAFQPPQVQAAWRRMLDQAVGAPRVAPFAERAAQVREQGYEQAASDYVMGVMDLSVPVVSGGAAVAALTVPFVQHTPLTTPLADTIALLQATAGQIAHDLTERA; encoded by the coding sequence ATGACCACCGCCCCCGACGACAGCCTGGCCGACCTGGACGCGCTCGACGCCCAAGTGGACGAGACGGAAGCGGTGCGCAAATACCGGGCGCCCGCGCTGGAAAAGGGCCTGGATATCCTGGAACTGCTGGCGGCCCATGGCGCCCCCATGACGCCGTCGCAAATCTCCGGCCGCCTCCGGCGCTCGGTCAGTGAGTTGTTCCGCATGATCCAAGTGCTGGAGTTCAAGGGCTACATCGCGCCCGCGTCCGGCGCCGATGGCTATGAGCTGACCAACAAGCTGTTCACCCTGGGCATGGCGCGGGCACCGGTGCGCACCCTGCTGGAGGCGGCGCTGCCCCGCATGCGCGACCTGACCCTGGCCATCGGCCAGTCCTGCCACCTGGCGGTGGCATCGGATGAACAGATGGTGGTGGTGGCGCGCATCGAGAACCCGGGCCATTTGGGCTTCTCCGTCCGGCCCGGCTATCACCGCAGCCTGGTGGAGGCGACATCCGGCATGGTGCTGTACGCCTTTCAGCCGCCGCAGGTGCAGGCGGCCTGGCGGCGCATGCTGGACCAGGCGGTGGGCGCGCCCCGCGTCGCCCCCTTCGCCGAGCGTGCCGCCCAGGTGCGGGAGCAAGGGTATGAGCAGGCGGCCAGCGACTACGTCATGGGCGTCATGGACCTGTCGGTGCCGGTGGTCAGCGGCGGGGCGGCGGTGGCGGCCCTGACCGTGCCCTTCGTCCAGCACACACCCCTGACCACGCCCCTGGCCGACACCATCGCCCTGTTGCAGGCTACGGCCGGCCAGATCGCGCACGACCTCACGGAACGGGCCTGA
- a CDS encoding aldo/keto reductase: MKIAHIRERPILTVSAPFVPQCPPVPALGFGAAAIGNLYQPVAEGDARAAVAAAVAAGIRYIDTAPHYGFGLSESRLGAVLAELDPAAELLLSTKVGRVLEPLADADKAAVRYGFANAAPFQPVFDYSYDGVMRSYEDSRRRLRRDRIDILLAHDLGTVTHGAAHDHHFRQFLNGGYRAMRTLRDSGAVGAIGLGVNEWQVCAQALGHVDLDVVLLAGRYTLLEQAPLDGFFDLCAARGVRVIIGGPYNSGILVNGTRGNAPLHYNYEPAPPAIIDRVRRLEAACDAFNVPLAAAALQFPLAHPVVAGVIPGMADAGQVVQTRALMDTPIPADLWHALRAEGLLHPAAPTPDPQSSTPGKVA, from the coding sequence ATGAAAATCGCCCACATCCGGGAGAGGCCGATCCTGACCGTATCCGCACCCTTCGTGCCCCAATGCCCGCCTGTGCCCGCCTTGGGCTTCGGCGCCGCGGCCATCGGCAACCTGTACCAGCCGGTGGCGGAGGGCGATGCCCGTGCCGCCGTGGCCGCCGCCGTGGCGGCCGGCATCCGCTATATCGACACGGCACCGCATTACGGCTTCGGTCTCAGCGAAAGCCGACTGGGGGCGGTGCTGGCGGAACTGGATCCGGCGGCGGAACTGCTGCTGTCCACCAAGGTGGGCCGGGTGCTGGAACCGCTGGCGGACGCGGACAAGGCGGCGGTGCGCTACGGCTTCGCCAACGCCGCGCCGTTTCAGCCGGTGTTCGACTACAGCTATGACGGCGTCATGCGCTCGTATGAGGATAGCCGGCGGCGCCTGCGCCGCGACCGCATCGACATCCTGTTGGCCCATGATCTGGGCACCGTCACCCACGGGGCCGCGCACGACCACCATTTCCGCCAATTCCTGAACGGCGGCTATCGCGCCATGCGCACTTTACGCGACAGCGGGGCGGTGGGCGCCATCGGTTTGGGTGTGAATGAGTGGCAGGTGTGCGCGCAGGCCCTGGGCCATGTCGACCTCGATGTCGTGCTGCTGGCCGGCCGCTATACCCTGCTGGAACAGGCACCGCTGGATGGGTTCTTCGATTTGTGCGCCGCGCGCGGCGTGCGCGTCATCATTGGCGGCCCCTACAACTCCGGCATCCTGGTCAACGGCACGCGGGGGAACGCCCCGCTGCACTACAATTACGAACCCGCACCGCCGGCCATCATCGACCGGGTGCGCCGGCTGGAGGCCGCGTGCGATGCCTTCAACGTGCCCCTGGCCGCCGCGGCCCTGCAATTCCCCCTGGCCCATCCGGTGGTGGCTGGTGTCATCCCCGGCATGGCCGACGCCGGCCAGGTGGTGCAGACCCGCGCCCTGATGGACACGCCCATTCCGGCCGACCTGTGGCATGCCTTGCGGGCCGAGGGCCTGCTGCACCCGGCCGCCCCCACGCCCGATCCGCAATCCTCCACCCCCGGCAAAGTCGCATGA
- a CDS encoding UxaA family hydrolase: MSTPISPLILLHPDDNVLVVRAAVHAGDHLDIDGVAFTAAQDVTVGHKLARRAMAPGDKVLKYGAPIGSMTSEVALGGHVHMHNMKSDYIASHTRQVVGGNEGSH; this comes from the coding sequence ATGAGCACACCCATCTCCCCCCTCATCCTGCTGCACCCGGACGACAACGTCCTGGTGGTCCGCGCCGCCGTCCATGCCGGCGACCACCTGGACATCGACGGGGTGGCCTTCACCGCCGCCCAGGACGTGACCGTGGGCCACAAGCTGGCCCGCCGCGCCATGGCCCCGGGCGACAAGGTGCTGAAGTACGGCGCGCCCATCGGGTCCATGACCAGTGAGGTGGCACTGGGCGGCCATGTCCACATGCACAACATGAAAAGCGATTACATCGCCAGCCACACACGACAGGTGGTTGGCGGAAATGAGGGGAGCCACTGA
- a CDS encoding UxaA family hydrolase, translating into MRGFLRSDGRKGIRNVVVVAYLVECAHHVARRIVTLSDDMDVHLIGFPGCYPNTYAFQIMTRLCTHPNVGGVLLVSLGCESFNREALRQAVAESGRPVETLVIQQAGGTKATIEAGRQAVDRLKAIAAQTPVVELARHELVVGTICGGSDGTSGITANPAVGRCFDWLVEAGAACIFEETGELVGCERIMSDRAVTPELGVEIEACVQKAERYYTIMGFGSFAPGNAEGGLTTQEEKSMGAYSKSGSSPISGLIKPGDIPPSGGLYLMDVVPDGEPRFGFPNISDNAEIVELIASGCHVILFTTGRGSVVGSAISPVIKVCANPETYARLSEDMDVNAGRILEGRATLDEVGAEILACVEAAASGERTVSEALGHQEFILTYKSFEPVGPACLPVRGRAA; encoded by the coding sequence ATGCGCGGGTTTCTTAGGAGCGATGGGCGCAAGGGCATCCGCAACGTCGTCGTCGTGGCCTATCTGGTGGAATGCGCCCACCATGTGGCGCGCCGCATCGTCACGCTCAGCGATGACATGGACGTGCACCTGATCGGCTTCCCCGGCTGTTATCCCAACACCTACGCCTTCCAGATCATGACCAGGCTGTGCACCCATCCCAATGTGGGCGGCGTGCTGCTGGTGTCGCTGGGCTGCGAAAGCTTCAACCGCGAGGCCTTGCGCCAGGCGGTGGCGGAAAGCGGCCGGCCGGTGGAAACGCTGGTGATCCAGCAGGCCGGCGGCACCAAGGCCACCATCGAGGCCGGGCGCCAGGCGGTGGATCGGCTGAAGGCCATCGCCGCCCAGACACCGGTGGTGGAACTGGCGCGGCATGAACTGGTGGTCGGCACCATCTGCGGCGGTTCGGACGGCACCAGCGGCATCACCGCCAACCCGGCGGTGGGCCGTTGCTTCGACTGGCTGGTGGAGGCGGGGGCCGCCTGCATCTTCGAGGAGACCGGCGAACTGGTGGGGTGTGAGCGCATCATGTCCGACCGCGCCGTGACCCCGGAGCTGGGGGTGGAGATCGAGGCCTGCGTGCAGAAGGCGGAACGCTACTACACCATCATGGGTTTCGGCAGTTTCGCCCCCGGCAATGCGGAAGGCGGCCTGACCACCCAGGAAGAGAAATCCATGGGCGCCTATTCCAAATCAGGATCCTCGCCCATCAGCGGCCTGATCAAGCCGGGCGACATCCCGCCGTCGGGGGGGCTGTACCTGATGGACGTGGTGCCGGATGGGGAGCCGCGCTTCGGCTTCCCCAATATCTCCGACAATGCGGAGATCGTGGAACTGATCGCGTCGGGCTGCCACGTCATCCTGTTCACCACCGGGCGCGGTTCCGTCGTCGGCTCCGCCATCTCCCCCGTCATCAAGGTGTGCGCCAACCCCGAGACGTATGCCCGCCTGTCGGAGGACATGGACGTCAACGCCGGCCGCATCCTGGAGGGCCGGGCCACCCTGGATGAGGTGGGGGCGGAGATCCTGGCGTGCGTTGAGGCGGCGGCATCGGGCGAGCGCACGGTGTCGGAGGCCCTGGGCCACCAGGAATTCATCCTGACCTACAAATCGTTCGAGCCGGTGGGCCCCGCCTGCCTGCCCGTCCGTGGCCGCGCCGCCTGA
- a CDS encoding SDR family oxidoreductase has translation MQRLAGKKALVTAAAQGIGRATAELFAREGATVYATDINVGLLAEVEGCEHRRLDVLKDDQVAALAEEIGTIDVLFNCAGFVHAGTILDCDAAAWDFSLDLNVTAMVRTIRAFLPGMLEAGRGSIINMSSVASSIKGVPNRFAYGATKAAVIGLTRSVAADFVGRGVRCNAICPGTVQTPSLDERLAATGDYAAAQAAFVARQPMGRLGKAEEIAELALYLASDVSAFSTGTINVIDGGWTA, from the coding sequence ATGCAACGGTTGGCAGGAAAGAAGGCGTTGGTGACGGCGGCGGCCCAGGGCATCGGCCGGGCGACGGCGGAACTGTTCGCGCGTGAAGGCGCCACGGTCTATGCGACCGACATCAATGTCGGGCTGCTGGCGGAGGTGGAGGGGTGTGAGCATCGCCGCCTGGACGTGCTGAAGGACGACCAGGTGGCGGCCCTGGCGGAGGAGATCGGCACCATCGACGTGCTGTTCAACTGCGCCGGTTTCGTCCATGCCGGCACCATCCTGGACTGTGATGCCGCCGCCTGGGATTTCTCGCTGGATCTGAACGTCACCGCCATGGTGCGCACCATCCGCGCCTTCCTGCCCGGCATGCTGGAGGCGGGGCGGGGCAGCATCATCAACATGTCGTCGGTCGCCAGTTCCATCAAGGGCGTGCCCAACCGCTTCGCCTATGGCGCCACCAAGGCCGCGGTCATCGGCCTGACCCGCTCCGTCGCCGCCGACTTCGTGGGCCGGGGCGTGCGCTGCAACGCCATCTGCCCCGGCACGGTGCAGACCCCCTCGCTGGACGAACGCCTGGCCGCCACCGGCGACTATGCCGCCGCCCAAGCCGCCTTCGTCGCCCGCCAGCCCATGGGCCGCCTGGGCAAGGCGGAAGAGATCGCCGAACTGGCGCTGTACCTGGCCAGCGACGTCTCCGCCTTCAGCACCGGCACCATCAACGTCATCGACGGCGGCTGGACGGCATGA
- a CDS encoding amidohydrolase family protein: MIDAHQHVWRLGRHGCAWPTPDLAVLHRDHDVDELAALARPLGVAGSVLVQSQPCDEDTDFLLAEADAHPFVLGVVGWADLKAPTAPDRIATLAARPEMRGLRPMLQSLPVDWIADPAVDRGARAMVAHGLTFDALVLPGHLPALLDFARRHPDLPLVIDHGAKPLIAQGEITQWAGWMRELAALPQVHAKLSGLLTEAGPNPTRESLAPYVEVLLAAFGPGRLMWGSDWPVVNLAGDYAGWLAMAHDLIAAAGSEASRAIFEGTARRFYRL, translated from the coding sequence ATGATCGACGCGCACCAGCACGTCTGGCGCCTGGGCCGCCATGGCTGCGCCTGGCCCACGCCAGATCTGGCCGTCCTCCACCGCGACCACGACGTGGATGAGCTGGCGGCCCTGGCCCGTCCCCTGGGCGTTGCCGGCAGCGTGCTGGTGCAGTCCCAGCCTTGCGACGAGGACACCGACTTCCTGCTGGCGGAAGCCGACGCCCATCCCTTCGTCCTGGGCGTGGTGGGCTGGGCCGACCTGAAGGCGCCGACCGCGCCCGACCGCATCGCCACCCTGGCGGCCCGTCCCGAGATGCGCGGCCTGCGCCCCATGCTGCAGTCCCTGCCGGTGGACTGGATCGCCGATCCGGCGGTGGACCGGGGCGCCCGCGCCATGGTGGCGCACGGCCTGACCTTCGACGCCCTGGTCCTGCCCGGCCACCTGCCGGCACTGCTGGACTTCGCGCGCCGGCACCCGGACCTGCCCCTGGTCATCGACCATGGCGCCAAGCCGCTGATCGCCCAGGGCGAGATCACGCAATGGGCGGGCTGGATGCGCGAACTGGCAGCATTGCCCCAGGTGCACGCCAAGCTGTCCGGCCTGCTGACCGAGGCCGGCCCCAACCCCACGCGGGAATCCCTGGCGCCTTATGTCGAGGTGTTGCTGGCCGCCTTCGGCCCCGGCCGCCTGATGTGGGGCAGCGACTGGCCGGTGGTGAACCTGGCCGGCGACTATGCCGGCTGGCTGGCCATGGCGCACGACCTGATAGCTGCCGCCGGAAGTGAAGCGAGCCGGGCGATCTTCGAAGGGACCGCCCGGCGCTTTTATCGATTGTGA
- the fucP gene encoding L-fucose:H+ symporter permease, whose amino-acid sequence MSDGHPDPKHQAAPGHAAGRWTVPIILIVSLFFLWGVANNLNDVLVAQFRKAFDLKDWQSGLVQSAFYLGYFFCAVPAALFARRFGYKAAIVLGLCLYGAGALLFYPAAELRAYSAFLGALFVIASGLAFLETSANPLMTVLGDPSGAERRLNLAQAFNPLGAITGVLVGRQFILSGVEYTPTQIAALSPDALARFRDTEAMAAQSSYLILGLLVLLWALVVLAVRFPRLSDGHEDRTEVATTAGGPIGGGSVRRLLRHRHFLFGVVAQFFYVGAQVGVWSFLIRYAQHGVPGTDERTAAFYLTLSLVGFMAGRFAGTALMGRVAAERLMGLFAAINVVLCVVGAFGGGWLGLGAMIATSFFMSIMFPTIFAVSLRGLGPLTKIGSSWLVMSVIGGAAVPVVMGQVSDFTSIAIAMLVPGLCFAVVGAFSLAGRKVAVPATEPAARLTPIATGH is encoded by the coding sequence ATGTCGGACGGTCATCCAGATCCGAAGCACCAAGCCGCACCCGGCCACGCCGCTGGCCGTTGGACCGTGCCCATCATCCTGATCGTCAGCCTGTTCTTCCTGTGGGGCGTGGCCAACAACCTGAACGACGTGCTGGTGGCGCAGTTCCGCAAGGCCTTCGACCTGAAGGACTGGCAGTCGGGCCTGGTGCAATCCGCCTTCTACCTGGGTTATTTCTTCTGCGCGGTCCCGGCCGCCCTGTTCGCCCGGCGCTTCGGCTACAAGGCCGCCATCGTCTTGGGCCTCTGCCTATACGGTGCCGGCGCCCTGCTGTTCTATCCGGCAGCCGAACTCAGGGCCTACAGCGCCTTCCTGGGCGCCCTGTTCGTCATCGCCAGCGGCCTGGCCTTCCTGGAGACCTCCGCCAACCCGCTGATGACCGTGCTGGGCGACCCGTCGGGGGCTGAACGCCGGCTGAACCTGGCGCAGGCCTTCAACCCGCTGGGCGCCATCACCGGCGTGCTGGTGGGCCGGCAGTTCATCCTGTCCGGCGTGGAATACACGCCGACGCAAATCGCCGCCCTGTCACCCGACGCCCTGGCCCGCTTCCGTGATACCGAGGCGATGGCGGCCCAGTCCTCCTACCTCATCCTCGGCTTGCTGGTGCTGCTATGGGCCCTGGTGGTGCTGGCCGTGCGTTTCCCGCGCCTGAGCGACGGGCATGAGGACCGGACGGAGGTGGCGACGACAGCGGGCGGCCCAATTGGGGGCGGCAGTGTGCGGCGCCTGCTGCGCCACCGCCATTTCCTGTTCGGCGTGGTGGCGCAGTTCTTCTATGTCGGCGCCCAGGTGGGGGTGTGGAGCTTCCTGATCCGCTATGCCCAGCACGGCGTGCCCGGCACGGATGAGAGAACGGCCGCCTTCTACCTGACCCTGTCGCTGGTGGGCTTCATGGCCGGCCGTTTCGCCGGCACCGCCCTGATGGGCCGGGTGGCGGCGGAACGGCTGATGGGCTTGTTCGCCGCCATCAACGTGGTGCTATGCGTAGTCGGCGCCTTCGGTGGCGGCTGGCTGGGCCTGGGCGCCATGATCGCCACCAGCTTCTTCATGTCCATCATGTTCCCCACCATCTTCGCCGTGTCCCTGCGTGGCCTGGGGCCGCTGACCAAGATCGGATCGTCGTGGCTGGTCATGTCGGTCATCGGCGGGGCCGCGGTGCCGGTGGTCATGGGCCAGGTGTCGGACTTCACCTCCATCGCCATCGCCATGCTGGTGCCGGGCCTGTGCTTCGCCGTGGTCGGCGCCTTCAGCCTGGCCGGCCGCAAGGTGGCCGTCCCGGCCACGGAGCCTGCCGCCCGCCTGACGCCCATCGCCACCGGGCACTGA
- the folD gene encoding bifunctional methylenetetrahydrofolate dehydrogenase/methenyltetrahydrofolate cyclohydrolase FolD, producing the protein MAHIIDGKAFAGALRERIAAKVAALGARHGLTPGLAVVLVGEDPASQVYVRNKGEQTHAAGMHSVTHRLEASATQGELLAVVHALNADPAIHGILVQLPLPAHIDSAAVLAAIDPDKDVDGFHVVNVGRLSAGLPGLVPCTPLGCLMLLRDRLGSLKGKHAVVVGRSNIVGKPMAQLLLQADCTVTVAHSRTEDLPALCRTADILVAAVGRPEMVRGDWVKPGATVIDVGINRVPARDPAAAAAGKTRLVGDVAFDEAAAIAGAITPVPGGVGPMTIAVLLLNALTAACRAHGLESELADFA; encoded by the coding sequence ATGGCGCACATCATCGACGGCAAGGCTTTCGCTGGAGCTTTGCGCGAACGCATCGCCGCCAAGGTGGCGGCTCTGGGCGCGCGTCACGGCCTGACGCCGGGCCTGGCCGTGGTGCTGGTGGGCGAGGATCCGGCCAGCCAGGTCTATGTCCGCAACAAGGGTGAGCAGACCCACGCCGCCGGCATGCATTCCGTCACCCACCGGCTGGAGGCCAGCGCCACGCAAGGTGAATTGCTGGCCGTGGTGCACGCCCTGAACGCCGACCCGGCCATCCACGGCATCCTGGTGCAACTGCCCCTGCCGGCCCATATCGACAGCGCCGCCGTGCTGGCGGCCATCGATCCGGACAAGGACGTGGACGGCTTTCACGTCGTCAATGTCGGCCGCCTGTCCGCCGGATTGCCCGGCCTGGTGCCGTGCACGCCGCTGGGTTGCCTGATGCTGTTGCGCGACCGGCTGGGCAGCCTGAAGGGCAAACACGCCGTTGTGGTCGGCCGCTCCAACATCGTGGGCAAGCCCATGGCGCAGCTGCTGCTACAGGCCGACTGCACCGTCACCGTGGCCCACAGCCGGACCGAGGATCTGCCGGCCCTGTGCCGCACCGCCGACATCCTGGTGGCCGCCGTCGGCCGGCCGGAGATGGTGCGCGGCGATTGGGTGAAGCCGGGCGCCACGGTTATCGACGTGGGCATAAACCGCGTGCCGGCCCGCGACCCGGCTGCCGCCGCCGCCGGCAAGACCCGCCTGGTGGGCGACGTGGCTTTCGATGAGGCGGCCGCCATCGCCGGCGCCATCACCCCGGTGCCGGGCGGCGTCGGCCCCATGACCATCGCCGTCCTGCTGCTGAACGCCCTGACCGCCGCCTGTCGGGCGCATGGGTTGGAAAGCGAATTGGCGGATTTCGCGTGA
- a CDS encoding type II toxin-antitoxin system VapC family toxin — translation MKLLLDTHALFWAVVEPENLAADTRSDPANQVFATLASAQELAMKLSANQWPEAKSLLQDFERLVVDEAGFILLAPTAVDYLNMTRLPTVAGHKDPMDRLIIAMAIARGLTLVSSDNNTPNYAVEWITAGQGSGTGAPRLKDRIIPVEPLTFIDVP, via the coding sequence ATGAAGCTTCTGCTGGATACGCATGCGCTGTTCTGGGCGGTGGTCGAGCCCGAGAACCTCGCGGCCGACACGCGATCAGATCCCGCCAATCAGGTTTTCGCCACGTTGGCGTCAGCCCAGGAACTGGCAATGAAGCTTTCAGCCAACCAGTGGCCGGAGGCAAAAAGCCTGCTGCAGGATTTCGAGCGGCTGGTGGTCGATGAAGCGGGTTTCATCCTGTTGGCGCCTACAGCCGTCGATTATCTGAATATGACCCGATTGCCGACGGTCGCCGGTCACAAGGATCCCATGGACCGGTTGATCATCGCCATGGCCATCGCCCGTGGCCTGACCTTGGTCAGCAGCGACAACAACACGCCGAACTATGCGGTTGAGTGGATCACTGCGGGCCAGGGCAGTGGCACAGGTGCGCCCCGCCTTAAGGATCGCATCATCCCGGTGGAACCGTTGACCTTCATTGATGTGCCTTAA